The genomic stretch ACGAAGTCACACGGAAAGGGTGATAATAAGGAGTATGCAGTTGATGAAGTtgtggggggggggataaaaaagtatttcaatgtgatgctgggcactcagctgcTCTACGAGTTTGAAAGGCCCCAGTATGCTGAGATCCTGCTGGCTCACCCTGATGTGCCAGTGTCACACATCTATGGGGCACCACACCTACTGAGATTATTTGTGAGAATCGGCGCAATGTTGGCCTATAAGCCCCTTGGTGAGAAGAGGGCAGTGTTGGCCAATACACCCTTCGATGAGCATAGCCTTCCATTACTGCTGGGctatttgcatgatttccttaagtATCTGGCAAAGAATTCTGCTTCGCTGTTTACTGCCAGTGATTACAAAGTGGCTTCTGCTGAGTATCACCTCAAAGCCCTGTGAAGGTCTACTGACCAATCGTTAGTGTCTGATGCCTGTAAACTCTTTTGTTTAGTCCTTTCAGTGTAGAATTGACGTTCTTTAAAACTGTCAGTGGAAAACAGGGCCAATGTtaagtttgtttcctgttctcttgtaagaagaaataaaaagactacCTCCTGACTGCTTTCCTCATTTTAAACTTGCTACCAGTGTATGCAGtaataagagaaagaagaaatttagAAGAACATTTTATTGCCTAGTTGACAATATTGCTTTAATACTGGCGGTTCTATCCCATTTCACACTACACCATTTTCGAACATGTGTTAATGCTACATGGTGAGATGCCCTGGTTCCTAGTGCCAAAGGTTCAACTTAAATGTATATATGTCAAAACCCATGAATTtgtgctcctctttttttttttttttttttatagttttagacTGAAACCGACCATCCACTTCAAATCCACATTTATTGATCCTTCGGCATTAATTCTATCATTGCTCAAAGTTTTGAAAGATGGAGATTTTTTTATCAGGTTTCTGTATTTGAATCTGATGTATTTTCTAACTTGACAGAAGCAGTGCGTTATTCTGTAGACACAGTTTTCTCAAAAGTTGATATATTAGAAATGTACTTTAGGCCTTAAATGAAATTGTTTCTAAGTTTCAaggcaataaatgaataaattaataaacatgaaTGAAGAATCATTCCCTCTACCTCCATTACTTATCTCCACAGTCCAGTCCAAATTTTCCCCAGCTTTTCAAAACATCTTGCAAACATTTAGGTTTCTGGTGAATACTCCAGTCTCTTTGCACCgcaaaagtattatagcccttaagCAACCAAACAGATTGTTTTTTCTgcgtttttgttttggtttgttttgttttttttccggttgtgtgtgtgtgtgtgtgtgtgtgtgtgtgtgtgtgtgtgcattctgtacatgcacatataaacccATGTCACAGAGTGTGCTGGAGTCAGGGAacaacttcctccctcctccttgtatttttttttatttttgaaagatttatttctctATTATGTATTCATTATTCTGAatacatgtacacctgtacacctgTAGAGGgcagctgcacaccagaagatctcattctCGAGGGtcatgagcccccatgtggttgctggggtttgaactaaggaacttaacctctgagtcctgtctgcattGGTTatagggatccacctttgtagtTATGTTAGTGTGGCAAGCATGCTTATTCCATGAGCCATTTTCcctgccctgttttgtttttgacactgttaCTGGGCAGCCTAGGAAGCTCaccaacttgttttgtaatccaggtagacatcaaactcttgatcttgttttcttcattcactTACGTGTTAGGATTTTAAATGTTGACAACCACAATCAGTTTGGTATTTGccttatttgtatgtttatttattcactgtaatatatatggatgttttcctgaatgtatgtctgtccaccacatgcaagtctggcaaccacagaggtaGGAAGATGGTGTTAACTTCAATGGAACTTTAGATACAGTTGCAAGCCAGTGAATGCTGGGACTTCCTCCTTGGGCCTCTGGAAGGGTATTAAGCACAGAGCACTCTCTAGACCAatattggcttctttgtttctttgtttctttgcttttctccatGTAGCACTGACCTGCTGTGctcggtttgtagaccaggctggacctgAACGCACAGAGTTCCAACTGTCACttcctgccagagtgctgggattagaggcatgcaccaccatgcttgggaTCTCCAAGTTAATTTAATCATCCCCCTTTTGTCAAATTGGTGAGCAGGAACCCaatcagagaattggacaatctccattgtggagTTAGTAACAAGACCCGGGACTAGGAAGAATTATAAATATCCtctatggaaacaaacaaacaaacaaaccaaaaccaatatcaacaacaacaacaacaacaacaacaaacacccctctggtctttattattttagagatgaggtcTGATTATGCAGTCCTTGTTGGCATGTAATTCACTGTTTagacctcagacttagagattggctttcctcttcccctcaagagattggaggtgtgtactactaaGCTCTGCCCAGGAAGAACacggtaaaaaaataaataaaaaaaatatgtttatatgtacatgtgtgcctgtgggcATATATGCCTCGTGTGTGTTGGTATATATgatggccagaaaagggtgttgaatcccatgaaactggaattTCATGTGGCTgagagctgctcagctgtgggaGTTGAGAACCGGCCCCAAGTTGTCTGCAAGGACAGCAAGTGCTCATTTCCACTGAATCACCTCCTG from Meriones unguiculatus strain TT.TT164.6M chromosome X, Bangor_MerUng_6.1, whole genome shotgun sequence encodes the following:
- the LOC132649974 gene encoding mortality factor 4-like protein 2 yields the protein MPQVPESRLLTLVDNNLLKKTTLRKQFEATCREKAPSGSVRKTSKSKQKTPGNGDGGSSSKMPQPPRKKRARAVATVESEEALKKRVDVEVEVKIPEELKPWLVEDWDLVTRQKQLFQLPAKENVDAILEEYANCTKSHGKGDNKEYAVDEVVGGGIKKYFNVMLGTQLLYEFERPQYAEILLAHPDVPVSHIYGAPHLLRLFVRIGAMLAYKPLGEKRAVLANTPFDEHSLPLLLGYLHDFLKYLAKNSASLFTASDYKVASAEYHLKAL